The following are encoded together in the Euwallacea fornicatus isolate EFF26 chromosome 29, ASM4011564v1, whole genome shotgun sequence genome:
- the DNApol-eta gene encoding DNA polymerase eta isoform X2 has translation MNENIQGVNNGPPILFIRIIAVNYPARDKGVQRHMRGDDAKAHCPEIVLVQVPEVRGKAELSKYRDAGKRVVEVLQTFSANLQRASVDEAYMDITAMVEQRIQAGLDIVSVDKLQNTYVVGSTIVDFVQNVCDHRLYDEANFKLALGGVIAEEVRAEIFKVTGYKCSAGIAHNKILAKLVCGLHKPNKQTILPHEAVPELYKNMPIKKITSLGGKFGDEIMEKLNIKLMSELSTFSHKDLTKKFDEKSASWLYNIAKGIDYEPVNTRLISKSIGCCKKFPGKGMLCIKEDLEHWLNDLCEELAERLSKDFEENNRKAKQMVVSFAQEIENNEIHSTKSHPLNSYEQCRIFENAMKVIQKNCMQDDGTYRITYLGVSAGNFQDFKKNREITSFFEQMRMNSNNSIQKFDNSKQKHFFSEVDTLTREDRKGDADDDKTSIYSADTEEDEDNVNSDDLIYFEQINPESLLDENFEFNSVISTKSGNSLDFCREHSDTHISNSSSPIIRLDPDLDISQDSISNEFNKPVCDSTNNGDHSPVTNSFFTRYFSQSLKRNFDTSKIFEEDTDYDSPESDQPADQCSKVVKSTIEETIENQRCPECGKYVDQDNFQSHNDYHVALRIVKSETHLYKNDPPMASTSTENQVVPKYGPKNTKKRKIEDVASSQKPISKYFSTNENAEGPWEICEECNKPVLVSEWNVHKDFHTAKRIHLELNSVPDQPIIQKVVAAKPKSFGQLNILGFFKSAES, from the exons ATGAATGAAAATATACAAG GGGTAAATAATGGTCCCCCTATATTATTCATCAGAATTATCGCAGTGAACTATCCAGCAAGGGATAAAGGAGTTCAGAGGCATATGAGGGGTGATGATGCAAAAGCACACTGTCCTGAAATTGTACTGGTTCAAGTGCCAGAAGTTCGGGGCAAAGCTGAACTTTCTAA ATATCGTGATGCAGGTAAAAGGGTAGTAGAAGTCTTGCAGACTTTTTCAGCAAACCTACAAAGGGCTTCTGTAGATGAAGCTTATATGGACATTACTGCGATGGTAGAACAACGAATTCAAGCTGGCCTTGATATTGTTTCTGTTGACAAACTACAAAACACTTATGTTGTGGGTAGCACTATAGTTGATTTTGTCCAGAACGTTTGCGATCACAGATTATATGATgaggcaaattttaaacttgcCTTAGGAGGTGTAATTGCTGAGGAAGTGCGCgctgaaattttcaaagttacaG GTTATAAATGTTCTGCTGGAATAGCCCACAACAAAATCTTAGCAAAGCTTGTATGTGGTCTTCATAAACCCAATAAACAAACCATTTTACCGCATGAAGCTGTACCTGAACTGTACAAAAATAtgcctataaaaaaaattacaagtttagGTGGTAAATTTGGTGATGAAATAATGGAGAAGttgaacattaaattaatgagtGAACTCTCAACATTTAGTCATAAAGATCTGactaaaaaatttgatgaaaagtCGGCCTCGTGGCTTTATAATATAGCAAAGGGTATCGATTATGAGCCGGTGAATACGAGATTGATTTCAAAGTCTATAGGCTGTTGTAAAAAATTTCCTGGCAAGGGCATGTTATGCATCAAAGAAGATCTTGAACATTGGCTGAATGATCTGTGTGAGGAGTTAGCCGAAAGATTGAGCAAag aTTTCGAGGAAAACAATCGGAAAGCAAAGCAAATGGTGGTCAGTTTTGCacaagaaattgaaaataacgaaattcATAGCACCAAAAGCCATCCACTGAACTCTTATGAACAGTGCCGAATATTTGAGAATGCCATGAAAGTAATACAAAAGAATTGTATGCAGGATGACGGAACGTACCGAATAACATATTTGG gtgTCAGCGCaggaaattttcaagatttcaagAAGAACAGGGAAATCACTTCGTTTTTTGAACAAATGAGAATGAACAGCAATAACAGTATCCAGAAATTTGATAATTCCAAACAGAAGCACTTCTTCAGCGAGGTAGATACTCTAACGAGGGAAGATCGAAAGGGTGATGCCGATGATgataaaacttcaatttattcGGCTGACACTGAAGAGGACGAAGATAATGTGAATTCAGACGatttaatttactttgaaCAAATCAATCCGGAATCATTATTAGACGAGAACTTTGAATTTAATAGCGTGATTTCCACTAAATCTGGAAACTCCTTGGATTTTTGTAGGGAACATTCTGACACTCATATCAGTAATAGTTCTTCACCCATAATTAGATTGGACCCAGATTTAGATATATCTCAGGATTCAATAAGTAATGAATTCAATAAACCAGTATGTGATAGTACAAATAATGGCGACCATTCTCCAGTAACCAATTCGTTTTTTACGCGATACTTTAGTCAAAGCCTTAAAAGGAATTTTGACActtctaaaatatttgaagaagATACTGATTATGACTCTCCAGAAAGCGATCAACCCGCTGACCAATGTTCCAAAGTGGTCAAAAGTACTATTGAAGAAACTATTGAAAATCAGCGTTGTCCAGAGTGTGGAAAATACGTCGATCAAGATAACTTTCAGTCACATAATGACTATCATGTCGCTTTGAGAATTGTTAAAAGTGAAACACATTTATACAAGAACGATCCTCCTATGGCTTCCACTTCAACAGAAAATCAAGTTGTTCCAAAATACGGTccaaaaaacactaaaaagaGAAAGATAGAAGATGTTGCAAGTTCTCAAAAACcaataagtaaatatttctctACAAATGAAAATGCAGAAGGGCCTTGGGAAATTTGCGAAGAATGTAATAAACCGGTTTTAGTTAGCGAGTGGAATGTGCATAAAGACTTTCACACGGCTAAACGGATACATCTGGAACTTAATTCAGTTCCTGATCAGCCGATAATTCAGAAAGTTGTTGCTGCTAAACCTAAGTCTTTCGGACAGCTGAATATATTAGGGTTTTTTAAATCTGCCGAATCTTAa
- the DNApol-eta gene encoding uncharacterized protein DNApol-eta isoform X6, with protein sequence MSYTNRIILLIDMDCFFCQVEENLNPNLKGKPLAVVQYNQWRGGGIIAVNYPARDKGVQRHMRGDDAKAHCPEIVLVQVPEVRGKAELSKYRDAGKRVVEVLQTFSANLQRASVDEAYMDITAMVEQRIQAGLDIVSVDKLQNTYVVGSTIVDFVQNVCDHRLYDEANFKLALGGVIAEEVRAEIFKVTDFEENNRKAKQMVVSFAQEIENNEIHSTKSHPLNSYEQCRIFENAMKVIQKNCMQDDGTYRITYLGVSAGNFQDFKKNREITSFFEQMRMNSNNSIQKFDNSKQKHFFSEVDTLTREDRKGDADDDKTSIYSADTEEDEDNVNSDDLIYFEQINPESLLDENFEFNSVISTKSGNSLDFCREHSDTHISNSSSPIIRLDPDLDISQDSISNEFNKPVCDSTNNGDHSPVTNSFFTRYFSQSLKRNFDTSKIFEEDTDYDSPESDQPADQCSKVVKSTIEETIENQRCPECGKYVDQDNFQSHNDYHVALRIVKSETHLYKNDPPMASTSTENQVVPKYGPKNTKKRKIEDVASSQKPISKYFSTNENAEGPWEICEECNKPVLVSEWNVHKDFHTAKRIHLELNSVPDQPIIQKVVAAKPKSFGQLNILGFFKSAES encoded by the exons atGAGCTATACTAACCgaataattttacttattGACATGGACTGTTTTTTCTGTCAAGTAGAGGAAAATTTGAATCCAAATTTGAAAGGAAAACCCTTAGCCGTTGTCCAGTACAACCAATGGAGGGGTGGAGG AATTATCGCAGTGAACTATCCAGCAAGGGATAAAGGAGTTCAGAGGCATATGAGGGGTGATGATGCAAAAGCACACTGTCCTGAAATTGTACTGGTTCAAGTGCCAGAAGTTCGGGGCAAAGCTGAACTTTCTAA ATATCGTGATGCAGGTAAAAGGGTAGTAGAAGTCTTGCAGACTTTTTCAGCAAACCTACAAAGGGCTTCTGTAGATGAAGCTTATATGGACATTACTGCGATGGTAGAACAACGAATTCAAGCTGGCCTTGATATTGTTTCTGTTGACAAACTACAAAACACTTATGTTGTGGGTAGCACTATAGTTGATTTTGTCCAGAACGTTTGCGATCACAGATTATATGATgaggcaaattttaaacttgcCTTAGGAGGTGTAATTGCTGAGGAAGTGCGCgctgaaattttcaaagttacaG aTTTCGAGGAAAACAATCGGAAAGCAAAGCAAATGGTGGTCAGTTTTGCacaagaaattgaaaataacgaaattcATAGCACCAAAAGCCATCCACTGAACTCTTATGAACAGTGCCGAATATTTGAGAATGCCATGAAAGTAATACAAAAGAATTGTATGCAGGATGACGGAACGTACCGAATAACATATTTGG gtgTCAGCGCaggaaattttcaagatttcaagAAGAACAGGGAAATCACTTCGTTTTTTGAACAAATGAGAATGAACAGCAATAACAGTATCCAGAAATTTGATAATTCCAAACAGAAGCACTTCTTCAGCGAGGTAGATACTCTAACGAGGGAAGATCGAAAGGGTGATGCCGATGATgataaaacttcaatttattcGGCTGACACTGAAGAGGACGAAGATAATGTGAATTCAGACGatttaatttactttgaaCAAATCAATCCGGAATCATTATTAGACGAGAACTTTGAATTTAATAGCGTGATTTCCACTAAATCTGGAAACTCCTTGGATTTTTGTAGGGAACATTCTGACACTCATATCAGTAATAGTTCTTCACCCATAATTAGATTGGACCCAGATTTAGATATATCTCAGGATTCAATAAGTAATGAATTCAATAAACCAGTATGTGATAGTACAAATAATGGCGACCATTCTCCAGTAACCAATTCGTTTTTTACGCGATACTTTAGTCAAAGCCTTAAAAGGAATTTTGACActtctaaaatatttgaagaagATACTGATTATGACTCTCCAGAAAGCGATCAACCCGCTGACCAATGTTCCAAAGTGGTCAAAAGTACTATTGAAGAAACTATTGAAAATCAGCGTTGTCCAGAGTGTGGAAAATACGTCGATCAAGATAACTTTCAGTCACATAATGACTATCATGTCGCTTTGAGAATTGTTAAAAGTGAAACACATTTATACAAGAACGATCCTCCTATGGCTTCCACTTCAACAGAAAATCAAGTTGTTCCAAAATACGGTccaaaaaacactaaaaagaGAAAGATAGAAGATGTTGCAAGTTCTCAAAAACcaataagtaaatatttctctACAAATGAAAATGCAGAAGGGCCTTGGGAAATTTGCGAAGAATGTAATAAACCGGTTTTAGTTAGCGAGTGGAATGTGCATAAAGACTTTCACACGGCTAAACGGATACATCTGGAACTTAATTCAGTTCCTGATCAGCCGATAATTCAGAAAGTTGTTGCTGCTAAACCTAAGTCTTTCGGACAGCTGAATATATTAGGGTTTTTTAAATCTGCCGAATCTTAa
- the DNApol-eta gene encoding DNA polymerase eta isoform X1 produces MSYTNRIILLIDMDCFFCQVEENLNPNLKGKPLAVVQYNQWRGGGIIAVNYPARDKGVQRHMRGDDAKAHCPEIVLVQVPEVRGKAELSKYRDAGKRVVEVLQTFSANLQRASVDEAYMDITAMVEQRIQAGLDIVSVDKLQNTYVVGSTIVDFVQNVCDHRLYDEANFKLALGGVIAEEVRAEIFKVTGYKCSAGIAHNKILAKLVCGLHKPNKQTILPHEAVPELYKNMPIKKITSLGGKFGDEIMEKLNIKLMSELSTFSHKDLTKKFDEKSASWLYNIAKGIDYEPVNTRLISKSIGCCKKFPGKGMLCIKEDLEHWLNDLCEELAERLSKDFEENNRKAKQMVVSFAQEIENNEIHSTKSHPLNSYEQCRIFENAMKVIQKNCMQDDGTYRITYLGVSAGNFQDFKKNREITSFFEQMRMNSNNSIQKFDNSKQKHFFSEVDTLTREDRKGDADDDKTSIYSADTEEDEDNVNSDDLIYFEQINPESLLDENFEFNSVISTKSGNSLDFCREHSDTHISNSSSPIIRLDPDLDISQDSISNEFNKPVCDSTNNGDHSPVTNSFFTRYFSQSLKRNFDTSKIFEEDTDYDSPESDQPADQCSKVVKSTIEETIENQRCPECGKYVDQDNFQSHNDYHVALRIVKSETHLYKNDPPMASTSTENQVVPKYGPKNTKKRKIEDVASSQKPISKYFSTNENAEGPWEICEECNKPVLVSEWNVHKDFHTAKRIHLELNSVPDQPIIQKVVAAKPKSFGQLNILGFFKSAES; encoded by the exons atGAGCTATACTAACCgaataattttacttattGACATGGACTGTTTTTTCTGTCAAGTAGAGGAAAATTTGAATCCAAATTTGAAAGGAAAACCCTTAGCCGTTGTCCAGTACAACCAATGGAGGGGTGGAGG AATTATCGCAGTGAACTATCCAGCAAGGGATAAAGGAGTTCAGAGGCATATGAGGGGTGATGATGCAAAAGCACACTGTCCTGAAATTGTACTGGTTCAAGTGCCAGAAGTTCGGGGCAAAGCTGAACTTTCTAA ATATCGTGATGCAGGTAAAAGGGTAGTAGAAGTCTTGCAGACTTTTTCAGCAAACCTACAAAGGGCTTCTGTAGATGAAGCTTATATGGACATTACTGCGATGGTAGAACAACGAATTCAAGCTGGCCTTGATATTGTTTCTGTTGACAAACTACAAAACACTTATGTTGTGGGTAGCACTATAGTTGATTTTGTCCAGAACGTTTGCGATCACAGATTATATGATgaggcaaattttaaacttgcCTTAGGAGGTGTAATTGCTGAGGAAGTGCGCgctgaaattttcaaagttacaG GTTATAAATGTTCTGCTGGAATAGCCCACAACAAAATCTTAGCAAAGCTTGTATGTGGTCTTCATAAACCCAATAAACAAACCATTTTACCGCATGAAGCTGTACCTGAACTGTACAAAAATAtgcctataaaaaaaattacaagtttagGTGGTAAATTTGGTGATGAAATAATGGAGAAGttgaacattaaattaatgagtGAACTCTCAACATTTAGTCATAAAGATCTGactaaaaaatttgatgaaaagtCGGCCTCGTGGCTTTATAATATAGCAAAGGGTATCGATTATGAGCCGGTGAATACGAGATTGATTTCAAAGTCTATAGGCTGTTGTAAAAAATTTCCTGGCAAGGGCATGTTATGCATCAAAGAAGATCTTGAACATTGGCTGAATGATCTGTGTGAGGAGTTAGCCGAAAGATTGAGCAAag aTTTCGAGGAAAACAATCGGAAAGCAAAGCAAATGGTGGTCAGTTTTGCacaagaaattgaaaataacgaaattcATAGCACCAAAAGCCATCCACTGAACTCTTATGAACAGTGCCGAATATTTGAGAATGCCATGAAAGTAATACAAAAGAATTGTATGCAGGATGACGGAACGTACCGAATAACATATTTGG gtgTCAGCGCaggaaattttcaagatttcaagAAGAACAGGGAAATCACTTCGTTTTTTGAACAAATGAGAATGAACAGCAATAACAGTATCCAGAAATTTGATAATTCCAAACAGAAGCACTTCTTCAGCGAGGTAGATACTCTAACGAGGGAAGATCGAAAGGGTGATGCCGATGATgataaaacttcaatttattcGGCTGACACTGAAGAGGACGAAGATAATGTGAATTCAGACGatttaatttactttgaaCAAATCAATCCGGAATCATTATTAGACGAGAACTTTGAATTTAATAGCGTGATTTCCACTAAATCTGGAAACTCCTTGGATTTTTGTAGGGAACATTCTGACACTCATATCAGTAATAGTTCTTCACCCATAATTAGATTGGACCCAGATTTAGATATATCTCAGGATTCAATAAGTAATGAATTCAATAAACCAGTATGTGATAGTACAAATAATGGCGACCATTCTCCAGTAACCAATTCGTTTTTTACGCGATACTTTAGTCAAAGCCTTAAAAGGAATTTTGACActtctaaaatatttgaagaagATACTGATTATGACTCTCCAGAAAGCGATCAACCCGCTGACCAATGTTCCAAAGTGGTCAAAAGTACTATTGAAGAAACTATTGAAAATCAGCGTTGTCCAGAGTGTGGAAAATACGTCGATCAAGATAACTTTCAGTCACATAATGACTATCATGTCGCTTTGAGAATTGTTAAAAGTGAAACACATTTATACAAGAACGATCCTCCTATGGCTTCCACTTCAACAGAAAATCAAGTTGTTCCAAAATACGGTccaaaaaacactaaaaagaGAAAGATAGAAGATGTTGCAAGTTCTCAAAAACcaataagtaaatatttctctACAAATGAAAATGCAGAAGGGCCTTGGGAAATTTGCGAAGAATGTAATAAACCGGTTTTAGTTAGCGAGTGGAATGTGCATAAAGACTTTCACACGGCTAAACGGATACATCTGGAACTTAATTCAGTTCCTGATCAGCCGATAATTCAGAAAGTTGTTGCTGCTAAACCTAAGTCTTTCGGACAGCTGAATATATTAGGGTTTTTTAAATCTGCCGAATCTTAa
- the DNApol-eta gene encoding DNA polymerase eta isoform X3 has translation MRGDDAKAHCPEIVLVQVPEVRGKAELSKYRDAGKRVVEVLQTFSANLQRASVDEAYMDITAMVEQRIQAGLDIVSVDKLQNTYVVGSTIVDFVQNVCDHRLYDEANFKLALGGVIAEEVRAEIFKVTGYKCSAGIAHNKILAKLVCGLHKPNKQTILPHEAVPELYKNMPIKKITSLGGKFGDEIMEKLNIKLMSELSTFSHKDLTKKFDEKSASWLYNIAKGIDYEPVNTRLISKSIGCCKKFPGKGMLCIKEDLEHWLNDLCEELAERLSKDFEENNRKAKQMVVSFAQEIENNEIHSTKSHPLNSYEQCRIFENAMKVIQKNCMQDDGTYRITYLGVSAGNFQDFKKNREITSFFEQMRMNSNNSIQKFDNSKQKHFFSEVDTLTREDRKGDADDDKTSIYSADTEEDEDNVNSDDLIYFEQINPESLLDENFEFNSVISTKSGNSLDFCREHSDTHISNSSSPIIRLDPDLDISQDSISNEFNKPVCDSTNNGDHSPVTNSFFTRYFSQSLKRNFDTSKIFEEDTDYDSPESDQPADQCSKVVKSTIEETIENQRCPECGKYVDQDNFQSHNDYHVALRIVKSETHLYKNDPPMASTSTENQVVPKYGPKNTKKRKIEDVASSQKPISKYFSTNENAEGPWEICEECNKPVLVSEWNVHKDFHTAKRIHLELNSVPDQPIIQKVVAAKPKSFGQLNILGFFKSAES, from the exons ATGAGGGGTGATGATGCAAAAGCACACTGTCCTGAAATTGTACTGGTTCAAGTGCCAGAAGTTCGGGGCAAAGCTGAACTTTCTAA ATATCGTGATGCAGGTAAAAGGGTAGTAGAAGTCTTGCAGACTTTTTCAGCAAACCTACAAAGGGCTTCTGTAGATGAAGCTTATATGGACATTACTGCGATGGTAGAACAACGAATTCAAGCTGGCCTTGATATTGTTTCTGTTGACAAACTACAAAACACTTATGTTGTGGGTAGCACTATAGTTGATTTTGTCCAGAACGTTTGCGATCACAGATTATATGATgaggcaaattttaaacttgcCTTAGGAGGTGTAATTGCTGAGGAAGTGCGCgctgaaattttcaaagttacaG GTTATAAATGTTCTGCTGGAATAGCCCACAACAAAATCTTAGCAAAGCTTGTATGTGGTCTTCATAAACCCAATAAACAAACCATTTTACCGCATGAAGCTGTACCTGAACTGTACAAAAATAtgcctataaaaaaaattacaagtttagGTGGTAAATTTGGTGATGAAATAATGGAGAAGttgaacattaaattaatgagtGAACTCTCAACATTTAGTCATAAAGATCTGactaaaaaatttgatgaaaagtCGGCCTCGTGGCTTTATAATATAGCAAAGGGTATCGATTATGAGCCGGTGAATACGAGATTGATTTCAAAGTCTATAGGCTGTTGTAAAAAATTTCCTGGCAAGGGCATGTTATGCATCAAAGAAGATCTTGAACATTGGCTGAATGATCTGTGTGAGGAGTTAGCCGAAAGATTGAGCAAag aTTTCGAGGAAAACAATCGGAAAGCAAAGCAAATGGTGGTCAGTTTTGCacaagaaattgaaaataacgaaattcATAGCACCAAAAGCCATCCACTGAACTCTTATGAACAGTGCCGAATATTTGAGAATGCCATGAAAGTAATACAAAAGAATTGTATGCAGGATGACGGAACGTACCGAATAACATATTTGG gtgTCAGCGCaggaaattttcaagatttcaagAAGAACAGGGAAATCACTTCGTTTTTTGAACAAATGAGAATGAACAGCAATAACAGTATCCAGAAATTTGATAATTCCAAACAGAAGCACTTCTTCAGCGAGGTAGATACTCTAACGAGGGAAGATCGAAAGGGTGATGCCGATGATgataaaacttcaatttattcGGCTGACACTGAAGAGGACGAAGATAATGTGAATTCAGACGatttaatttactttgaaCAAATCAATCCGGAATCATTATTAGACGAGAACTTTGAATTTAATAGCGTGATTTCCACTAAATCTGGAAACTCCTTGGATTTTTGTAGGGAACATTCTGACACTCATATCAGTAATAGTTCTTCACCCATAATTAGATTGGACCCAGATTTAGATATATCTCAGGATTCAATAAGTAATGAATTCAATAAACCAGTATGTGATAGTACAAATAATGGCGACCATTCTCCAGTAACCAATTCGTTTTTTACGCGATACTTTAGTCAAAGCCTTAAAAGGAATTTTGACActtctaaaatatttgaagaagATACTGATTATGACTCTCCAGAAAGCGATCAACCCGCTGACCAATGTTCCAAAGTGGTCAAAAGTACTATTGAAGAAACTATTGAAAATCAGCGTTGTCCAGAGTGTGGAAAATACGTCGATCAAGATAACTTTCAGTCACATAATGACTATCATGTCGCTTTGAGAATTGTTAAAAGTGAAACACATTTATACAAGAACGATCCTCCTATGGCTTCCACTTCAACAGAAAATCAAGTTGTTCCAAAATACGGTccaaaaaacactaaaaagaGAAAGATAGAAGATGTTGCAAGTTCTCAAAAACcaataagtaaatatttctctACAAATGAAAATGCAGAAGGGCCTTGGGAAATTTGCGAAGAATGTAATAAACCGGTTTTAGTTAGCGAGTGGAATGTGCATAAAGACTTTCACACGGCTAAACGGATACATCTGGAACTTAATTCAGTTCCTGATCAGCCGATAATTCAGAAAGTTGTTGCTGCTAAACCTAAGTCTTTCGGACAGCTGAATATATTAGGGTTTTTTAAATCTGCCGAATCTTAa
- the DNApol-eta gene encoding DNA polymerase eta isoform X4: MMQKHTVLKLYWFKCQKFGAKLNFLSKRVVEVLQTFSANLQRASVDEAYMDITAMVEQRIQAGLDIVSVDKLQNTYVVGSTIVDFVQNVCDHRLYDEANFKLALGGVIAEEVRAEIFKVTGYKCSAGIAHNKILAKLVCGLHKPNKQTILPHEAVPELYKNMPIKKITSLGGKFGDEIMEKLNIKLMSELSTFSHKDLTKKFDEKSASWLYNIAKGIDYEPVNTRLISKSIGCCKKFPGKGMLCIKEDLEHWLNDLCEELAERLSKDFEENNRKAKQMVVSFAQEIENNEIHSTKSHPLNSYEQCRIFENAMKVIQKNCMQDDGTYRITYLGVSAGNFQDFKKNREITSFFEQMRMNSNNSIQKFDNSKQKHFFSEVDTLTREDRKGDADDDKTSIYSADTEEDEDNVNSDDLIYFEQINPESLLDENFEFNSVISTKSGNSLDFCREHSDTHISNSSSPIIRLDPDLDISQDSISNEFNKPVCDSTNNGDHSPVTNSFFTRYFSQSLKRNFDTSKIFEEDTDYDSPESDQPADQCSKVVKSTIEETIENQRCPECGKYVDQDNFQSHNDYHVALRIVKSETHLYKNDPPMASTSTENQVVPKYGPKNTKKRKIEDVASSQKPISKYFSTNENAEGPWEICEECNKPVLVSEWNVHKDFHTAKRIHLELNSVPDQPIIQKVVAAKPKSFGQLNILGFFKSAES, from the exons ATGATGCAAAAGCACACTGTCCTGAAATTGTACTGGTTCAAGTGCCAGAAGTTCGGGGCAAAGCTGAACTTTCTAA GTAAAAGGGTAGTAGAAGTCTTGCAGACTTTTTCAGCAAACCTACAAAGGGCTTCTGTAGATGAAGCTTATATGGACATTACTGCGATGGTAGAACAACGAATTCAAGCTGGCCTTGATATTGTTTCTGTTGACAAACTACAAAACACTTATGTTGTGGGTAGCACTATAGTTGATTTTGTCCAGAACGTTTGCGATCACAGATTATATGATgaggcaaattttaaacttgcCTTAGGAGGTGTAATTGCTGAGGAAGTGCGCgctgaaattttcaaagttacaG GTTATAAATGTTCTGCTGGAATAGCCCACAACAAAATCTTAGCAAAGCTTGTATGTGGTCTTCATAAACCCAATAAACAAACCATTTTACCGCATGAAGCTGTACCTGAACTGTACAAAAATAtgcctataaaaaaaattacaagtttagGTGGTAAATTTGGTGATGAAATAATGGAGAAGttgaacattaaattaatgagtGAACTCTCAACATTTAGTCATAAAGATCTGactaaaaaatttgatgaaaagtCGGCCTCGTGGCTTTATAATATAGCAAAGGGTATCGATTATGAGCCGGTGAATACGAGATTGATTTCAAAGTCTATAGGCTGTTGTAAAAAATTTCCTGGCAAGGGCATGTTATGCATCAAAGAAGATCTTGAACATTGGCTGAATGATCTGTGTGAGGAGTTAGCCGAAAGATTGAGCAAag aTTTCGAGGAAAACAATCGGAAAGCAAAGCAAATGGTGGTCAGTTTTGCacaagaaattgaaaataacgaaattcATAGCACCAAAAGCCATCCACTGAACTCTTATGAACAGTGCCGAATATTTGAGAATGCCATGAAAGTAATACAAAAGAATTGTATGCAGGATGACGGAACGTACCGAATAACATATTTGG gtgTCAGCGCaggaaattttcaagatttcaagAAGAACAGGGAAATCACTTCGTTTTTTGAACAAATGAGAATGAACAGCAATAACAGTATCCAGAAATTTGATAATTCCAAACAGAAGCACTTCTTCAGCGAGGTAGATACTCTAACGAGGGAAGATCGAAAGGGTGATGCCGATGATgataaaacttcaatttattcGGCTGACACTGAAGAGGACGAAGATAATGTGAATTCAGACGatttaatttactttgaaCAAATCAATCCGGAATCATTATTAGACGAGAACTTTGAATTTAATAGCGTGATTTCCACTAAATCTGGAAACTCCTTGGATTTTTGTAGGGAACATTCTGACACTCATATCAGTAATAGTTCTTCACCCATAATTAGATTGGACCCAGATTTAGATATATCTCAGGATTCAATAAGTAATGAATTCAATAAACCAGTATGTGATAGTACAAATAATGGCGACCATTCTCCAGTAACCAATTCGTTTTTTACGCGATACTTTAGTCAAAGCCTTAAAAGGAATTTTGACActtctaaaatatttgaagaagATACTGATTATGACTCTCCAGAAAGCGATCAACCCGCTGACCAATGTTCCAAAGTGGTCAAAAGTACTATTGAAGAAACTATTGAAAATCAGCGTTGTCCAGAGTGTGGAAAATACGTCGATCAAGATAACTTTCAGTCACATAATGACTATCATGTCGCTTTGAGAATTGTTAAAAGTGAAACACATTTATACAAGAACGATCCTCCTATGGCTTCCACTTCAACAGAAAATCAAGTTGTTCCAAAATACGGTccaaaaaacactaaaaagaGAAAGATAGAAGATGTTGCAAGTTCTCAAAAACcaataagtaaatatttctctACAAATGAAAATGCAGAAGGGCCTTGGGAAATTTGCGAAGAATGTAATAAACCGGTTTTAGTTAGCGAGTGGAATGTGCATAAAGACTTTCACACGGCTAAACGGATACATCTGGAACTTAATTCAGTTCCTGATCAGCCGATAATTCAGAAAGTTGTTGCTGCTAAACCTAAGTCTTTCGGACAGCTGAATATATTAGGGTTTTTTAAATCTGCCGAATCTTAa